From a region of the Alnus glutinosa chromosome 1, dhAlnGlut1.1, whole genome shotgun sequence genome:
- the LOC133854445 gene encoding protein NODULATION SIGNALING PATHWAY 2-like, translated as MSLVGSTVAMAMAMDHTFGLDYSGYSTHSAATATEYDLSGLGPSSWDWSLVDDWEHLVGQNDLDLIESMMDDGGGLICNLAPGGSVSSLEEGSSLEEGSSLSESTSTEVMAVDDQANGEDKNGLRLVHLLLAAAEALAGVNKSRDLARVILVRLKGLVSPTDGTNMERLAAYFTEALQALLEGAGGVHPKHLITNGSHRDDHHNQTDVLHAFQLLQDMSPYVKFGHFTANQAILEAVANDRRVHIVDYDIMEGIQWASLMQALVSRKDGPPTPHLRITAISRAGGSSSGRKSFSTVQETGRRLTAFAASIGQPFSFHQCRLDSDETFRPSALKQVRGEALVINCMLHLPHFNYRAPESVASFLSGAKTLNPRMVTLVEEEMGHVGKGVFLDRFVDTLHHYSAVYDSLEAGSPMQSRTRALVERVFFGPQIAGSLARIYRGLEEDESCSWGEWLAAGGLRPVPISFANHCQSKLLLGLFNVGYRVEELANNKIALGWKSRRLLSASVWTPPDSDL; from the coding sequence ATGAGCTTAGTCGGCTCCACCGTAGCTATGGCCATGGCCATGGACCACACCTTTGGGCTCGACTATTCAGGCTATAGCACCCACTCCGCCGCAACGGCCACCGAATATGACCTCAGTGGACTAGGCCCTAGTAGCTGGGATTGGTCTCTAGTGGACGACTGGGAACATCTTGTAGGCCAAAATGATTTAGACCTCATTGAGTCCATGATGGACGATGGAGGAGGACTCATCTGCAACCTCGCTCCAGGCGGTTCCGTGTCGTCCCTCGAAGAAGGATCGTCCCTCGAAGAAGGCTCGTCTCTCTCCGAGTCCACCTCCACCGAGGTGATGGCCGTGGACGACCAAGCGAACGGCGAGGACAAGAACGGGCTGAGGCTGGTCCACCTCCTTTTGGCGGCGGCTGAGGCGCTTGCCGGCGTTAACAAAAGCCGGGATCTGGCACGAGTGATATTGGTTCGGCTCAAGGGATTGGTCTCTCCCACAGATGGAACTAACATGGAAAGACTAGCGGCGTATTTCACGGAGGCCCTTCAGGCCCTGCTAGAAGGCGCCGGCGGGGTCCACCCCAAGCATCTCATCACCAACGGTTCCCACCGCGACGACCACCACAATCAGACGGACGTGCTCCACGCGTTCCAGCTCCTGCAAGACATGTCACCCTACGTCAAGTTCGGCCATTTCACGGCCAACCAAGCCATCCTCGAGGCCGTGGCCAACGACCGCCGCGTCCACATCGTCGACTACGACATCATGGAAGGTATCCAGTGGGCCTCCCTCATGCAAGCTCTGGTGTCCCGCAAGGACGGCCCCCCTACCCCACACCTGCGAATCACCGCCATCTCCAGGGCCGGTGGCTCCAGCAGCGGAAGAAAATCGTTCTCCACCGTTCAGGAGACCGGCCGCCGCTTGACTGCTTTTGCGGCGTCGATCGGTCAGCCCTTCTCGTTCCACCAGTGTAGGTTGGACTCGGACGAGACGTTTCGACCGTCAGCTTTGAAGCAGGTGAGAGGGGAGGCACTTGTGATCAATTGTATGCTACACCTCCCCCACTTCAACTACCGGGCACCTGAGTCCGTGGCTTCCTTTTTATCCGGAGCCAAGACCCTCAACCCGAGGATGGTGACCCTGGTGGAGGAGGAGATGGGCCACGTCGGCAAAGGCGTGTTCCTGGACAGGTTCGTTGACACCCTGCACCACTACTCGGCCGTGTACGACTCGCTGGAGGCCGGGTCCCCCATGCAGAGCCGGACCAGGGCTTTGGTGGAGCGGGTGTTCTTCGGGCCCCAAATAGCCGGGTCGTTGGCCCGGATCTACCGTGGCCTTGAGGAGGACGAGAGCTGCTCTTGGGGGGAGTGGTTGGCTGCCGGAGGGCTCAGGCCAGTACCCATAAGCTTTGCGAATCACTGTCAATCGAAGCTTTTGCTGGGCCTGTTCAACGTCGGCTATAGGGTGGAGGAGCTGGCCAATAACAAGATTGCTTTGGGGTGGAAATCGCGGCGTTTGCTGTCAGCTTCTGTTTGGACGCCTCCGGACTCTGACCTGTAA